From one Gossypium hirsutum isolate 1008001.06 chromosome D08, Gossypium_hirsutum_v2.1, whole genome shotgun sequence genomic stretch:
- the LOC107910946 gene encoding dnaJ protein ERDJ3B yields MALPRTKRFFLLCAFSYAIVAIAEKNYYEILQVPKGASDELIKRAYRKLALKYHPDKNPGNEEANKRFADINNAYEVLSDSEKRSIYDRYGEEGLKQHAARAGGGMGVNMQDIFSSFFGGGPMEEEERIVKGDDVIVELEATLEDLYMGSTLKVWREKNILKPAPGKRPCKCRNEVYHRQIGPGMFQQMTEQVCEQCQNVKFGREGFNVTIDIEKGMQDGQEVVFYEDGEPIVDGEPGDLKFRIRTAPHDRFRREGDDLHATVTITLVQALVGFEKTIKHLDDHLVNVSSKDITKHKEVRKFKGEGMPLHSSKKKGDLYVAYDVLFPTSLTEDQKSKIKEVLG; encoded by the exons ATGGCGCTTCCAAGAACGAAGCGATTTTTTCTGTTATGCGCTTTTTCTTACGCGATCGTCGCCATTGCAGA GAAGAATTATTACGAGATTTTACAAGTGCCGAAAGGAGCGTCGGATGAGCTGATCAAAAGAGCATATAGGAAGCTGGCATTGAAGTATCATCCCGATAAGAATCCCGGTAATGAAGAAGCCAATAAGCGATTTGCAGATATTAacaatg CTTATGAAGTGTTGTCGGATAGCGAAAAAAGGAGTATATATGATAGGTATGGAGAGGAGGGCTTGAAACAACATGCTGCCCGTGCAGGCGGAGGAATGGGGGTCAATATGCAAGACATTTTTAGCTC GTTTTTTGGGGGAGGCCCAATGGAAGAGGAGGAGAGAATTGTGAAGGGTGACGATGTAATTGTCGAATTGGAGGCAACACTAGAAGATTTGTACATGGGAAGTACTCTTAAG GTTTGGAGGGAGAAAAACATATTAAAGCCTGCTCCTGGTAAACGTCCTTGTAAATGCAGAAATGAGGTCTACCATAGGCAAATTGGTCCAGGGATGTTCCAACAGATGACTGAACAg GTTTGTGAGCAGTGCCAAAATGTCAAATTTGGAAGAGAGGGGTTTAATGTCACAATTGATATTGAGAAAGGAATGCAAGATGGGCAA GAGGTAGTTTTTTACGAAGATGGTGAACCTATAGTAGATGGAGAACCTGGAGATTTGAAG TTTCGTATTCGCACTGCACCCCATGACCGATTCAGAAGGGAAGGTGATGACTTGCACGCTACAGTCACCATAACACTT GTTCAAGCTCTTGTTGGTTTTGAGAAGACCATTAAACATCTTGATGACCATTTAGTGAACGTTAGCTCTAAG GATATTACTAAGCACAAGGAGGTGAGAAAGTTCAAAGGAGAAGGAATGCCATTACATTCCAGCAAGAAGAAAGGTGATCTCTATGTCGCCTATGACGTTTTATTCCCCACATCGTTGACGGAAGACCAGAAGTCCAAAATCAAAGAAGTTCTTGGCTAG
- the LOC107918325 gene encoding uncharacterized protein yields the protein MINGHALVGHPAVAALMMMPPSVPLYKHPSWPPDIFRDEAWLRRKRNIKKRRSKSVTDEDLDELKACTELGFAREVDPLLSHTLPALGRYYAINKSYNDAISKPSTSSPSVVSDCDSIPSPIGSPHAVVNPCQSLIIQFNLHHL from the coding sequence ATGATAAATGGGCATGCTTTAGTGGGCCATCCGGCGGTGGCAGCGCTGATGATGATGCCGCCTTCAGTTCCGCTTTACAAACATCCATCATGGCCACCAGACATTTTCCGCGACGAAGCATGGCTTAGAAGGAAACGAAACATCAAGAAAAGGAGAAGCAAGAGCGTAACAGATGAAGACCTTGATGAACTCAAGGCCTGCACTGAGTTAGGCTTCGCCCGTGAGGTGGATCCACTTTTGTCCCATACTTTGCCTGCTTTGGGTCGTTATTATGCTATTAATAAGAGCTACAACGACGCCATCTCTAAGCCTTCTACCTCCTCTCCTTCAGTTGTATCGGATTGTGATAGTATTCCTTCCCCTATTGGCAGCCCCCACGCCGTTGTTAACCCTTGCCAGTCGCTGATTATTCAATTCAACTTACATCATCTTTAG
- the LOC107910932 gene encoding phospholipase A1 PLIP2, chloroplastic isoform X1 — protein sequence MDGRCLKTGIHGMPPAISVTRPLENRTNAAQVSAVARSLVAGNNSNNNNNNKSTSSSSGAVVSPQKKVFSMLSCRYTLKSLWPSGSGGRKYARYSGTAVDDTVLLEKGNGEEMKVNGGEMNGTLEGRNGNWVMKILDVKSLWKEDAGKEGEEAEEGNNENGVVDGEERMCECCRACDDENEIKEIDKHSFSKMLKRVSLADAKLYAQMSYLGCLAYVIPRIKPENLLKHHGLHFVTSSMEKRESAMTVEKNHEVSSENQEVQRNNEDDMYGNEKKNIGYRISASAAYQIAASAASYLQSHTRTMLPFKSSNPESIKDSSKDGNGIESGSDMISSDMASLMATTDSVTAVVAAKEDVKQAVADDLNSTHSSPCEWFICDDDQSGTRFFVIQGSESLASWQANLLFEPIKFEGLDVLVHRGIYEIAKGMYEGMLPDVRSHLKSHGKRATFRFTGHSLGGSLSLLVNLMLLIRGEVLASSLLPVIMFGSPSIMCGGDRLLRQLGLPRSHVQAITMHRDIVPRAFSCNFPSHVVELLKALNGKFRHHPCLNNQNLLYTPMGQLLILQPDEKFSPPHHLLPSGTGLYFLTSPFSNEDSEEKLLRAAQRIFFNSPHPLDILSDRTAYGSEGTIIRDHDMKSYLKSIREVIRQEQNRIRKTKREQRRKDWWSLVLSRSVSAGIILGKSITTTGLHRGQFNLAIVLQTGRASLKRFGKLVGSRHIYLPVILLLPAKLLLLGAYHVINFR from the exons atggatgGGCGTTGTTTGAAAACAGGGATTCATGGTATGCCACCTGCGATCTCGGTGACCAGGCCATTGGAAAATAGGACCAACGCCGCGCAAGTGAGTGCGGTGGCGCGGTCTTTGGTGGCGggtaataatagtaataacaacaacaataataaatcgACGTCGTCATCGTCCGGGGCGGTTGTATCGCCGCAGAAGAAAGTGTTTTCCATGTTATCGTGTCGGTACACATTGAAATCATTGTGGCCTTCCGGAAGTGGAGGTAGGAAGTACGCGAGGTACAGCGGGACGGCCGTCGACGATACGGTTTTATTGGAGAAGGGTAACGGAGAGGAGATGAAAGTGAACGGCGGAGAAATGAACGGGACGTTGGAAGGGCGGAACGGGAATTGGGTCATGAAGATCTTGGACGTGAAGTCGTTGTGGAAGGAAGACGCTGGTAAAGAAGGGGAAGAAGCCGAAGAAGGAAACAATGAAAACGGCGTCGTCGACGGGGAGGAACGAATGTGTGAATGCTGCAGAGCCTGtgatgatgaaaatgaaataaaggaaATCGATAAACATTCGTTTTCCAAGATGCTCAAAAGGGTGTCGTTAGCTGATGCTAAGCTGTACGCTCAAATGTCTTACCTTGGATGCTTGGCTTATGTCATTCCAAGGATTAAG CCTGAGAATCTCTTAAAACATCACGGTTTGCATTTTGTGACTTCGTCAATGGAGAAGAGAGAATCAGCAATGACTGTTGAGAAAAATCATGAGGTATCCTCTGAAAATCAAGAGGTGCAAAGGAATAACGAGGATGATATGTACGGCAATGAGAAGAAAAATATCGGGTATCGAATCAGTGCTTCTGCTGCTTATCAGATAGCTGCCTCTGCTGCTTCTTATTTGCAGTCCCATACAAGGACCATGCTTCCTTTCAAATCGTCGAATCCTGAAAGCATCAAGGATTCATCCAAAGATGGAAATGGAATTGAGAGTGGTTCCGATATGATAAGCTCTGACATGGCTTCTTTAATGGCAACTACAGACTCCGTGACGGCCGTGGTTGCTGCCAAGGAAGACGTGAAGCAAGCTGTTGCTGATGATTTGAACTCTACGCATTCATCGCCTTGTGAGTGGTTTATATGTGATGATGATCAGAGTGGTACTAGATTCTTTGTAATTCAG GGATCTGAGTCATTAGCATCTTGGCAGGCGAATCTACTTTTCGAGCCTATCAAGTTTGAG GGACTGGATGTTCTTGTCCATAGAGGTATATATGAGATTGCTAAAGGCATGTACGAGGGAATGCTGCCTGATGTCCGTTCCCACTTAAAATCACATGGAAAACGTGCAACTTTCCGCTTCACTGGGCATTCTCTCGGTGGCAGCTTGTCACTTTTGGTAAATCTTATGTTGTTGATACGAGGTGAAGTGCTGGCTTCTTCCTTACTTCCCGTTATAATGTTTGGATCTCCAAGCATCATGTGTGGGGGTGACCGTCTTCTTCGCCAACTCGGGTTGCCACGAAGTCATGTTCAAGCAATTACGATGCACAGAGACATTGTTCCTCGAGCCTTCTCTTGCAATTTTCCTAGCCATGTTGTAGAGCTTTTAAAGGCTCTTAATGGGAAGTTTCGACACCATCCTTGTCTCAATAATCAG AATCTATTGTATACACCAATGGGGCAACTTCTGATTTTACAACCAGATGAGAAATTCTCTCCACCTCATCATCTCCTTCCTTCAGGAACCGGTCTATATTTCCTAACCTCTCCATTCTCAAACGAAGACAGTGAAGAGAAGTTGCTCCGGGCTGCACAGAGAATTTTCTTTAACTCGCCACATCCACTTGACATCTTAAGTGATCGTACTGCATACGGTTCCGAAGGAACAATCATAAGAGATCATGACATGAAATCTTACTTGAAATCCATTCGAGAAGTCATCCGTCAAGAGCAAAATCGCATCAGGAAGACCAAGAGAGAACAACGACGCAAGGACTGGTGGTCCCTGGTGTTATCTCGCAGCGTCAGTGCGGGTATCATTCTCGGGAAGTCCATCACGACAACTGGTCTACACCGAGGACAATTCAACTTAGCCATTGTTTTACAAACCGGGAGAGCGTCCTTGAAGCGGTTTGGTAAGCTAGTTGGATCTAGGCACATATATTTGCCGGTGATCCTTTTATTGCCTGCCAAACTGTTACTCTTGGGTGCATACCATGTGATCAATTTTCGTTGA
- the LOC107910932 gene encoding phospholipase A1 PLIP2, chloroplastic isoform X2, with translation MDGRCLKTGIHGMPPAISVTRPLENRTNAAQVSAVARSLVAGNNSNNNNNNKSTSSSSGAVVSPQKKVFSMLSCRYTLKSLWPSGSGGRKYARYSGTAVDDTVLLEKGNGEEMKVNGGEMNGTLEGRNGNWVMKILDVKSLWKEDAGKEGEEAEEGNNENGVVDGEERMCECCRACDDENEIKEIDKHSFSKMLKRVSLADAKLYAQMSYLGCLAYVIPRIKPENLLKHHGLHFVTSSMEKRESAMTVEKNHEVSSENQEVQRNNEDDMYGNEKKNIGYRISASAAYQIAASAASYLQSHTRTMLPFKSSNPESIKDSSKDGNGIESGSDMISSDMASLMATTDSVTAVVAAKEDVKQAVADDLNSTHSSPCEWFICDDDQSGTRFFVIQGSESLASWQANLLFEPIKFEGLDVLVHRGIYEIAKGMYEGMLPDVRSHLKSHGKRATFRFTGHSLGGSLSLLVNLMLLIRGEVLASSLLPVIMFGSPSIMCGGDRLLRQLGLPRSHVQAITMHRDIVPRAFSCNFPSHVVELLKALNGKFRHHPCLNNQNLLYTPMGQLLILQPDEKFSPPHHLLPSGTGLYFLTSPFSNEDSEEKLLRAAQRIFFNSPHPLDILSDRTAYGSEGTIIRDHDMKSYLKSIREVIRQEQNRIRKTKREQRRKDWWSLVLSRSVSAGIILGKSITTTGLHRGQFNLAIVLQTGRASLKRFGK, from the exons atggatgGGCGTTGTTTGAAAACAGGGATTCATGGTATGCCACCTGCGATCTCGGTGACCAGGCCATTGGAAAATAGGACCAACGCCGCGCAAGTGAGTGCGGTGGCGCGGTCTTTGGTGGCGggtaataatagtaataacaacaacaataataaatcgACGTCGTCATCGTCCGGGGCGGTTGTATCGCCGCAGAAGAAAGTGTTTTCCATGTTATCGTGTCGGTACACATTGAAATCATTGTGGCCTTCCGGAAGTGGAGGTAGGAAGTACGCGAGGTACAGCGGGACGGCCGTCGACGATACGGTTTTATTGGAGAAGGGTAACGGAGAGGAGATGAAAGTGAACGGCGGAGAAATGAACGGGACGTTGGAAGGGCGGAACGGGAATTGGGTCATGAAGATCTTGGACGTGAAGTCGTTGTGGAAGGAAGACGCTGGTAAAGAAGGGGAAGAAGCCGAAGAAGGAAACAATGAAAACGGCGTCGTCGACGGGGAGGAACGAATGTGTGAATGCTGCAGAGCCTGtgatgatgaaaatgaaataaaggaaATCGATAAACATTCGTTTTCCAAGATGCTCAAAAGGGTGTCGTTAGCTGATGCTAAGCTGTACGCTCAAATGTCTTACCTTGGATGCTTGGCTTATGTCATTCCAAGGATTAAG CCTGAGAATCTCTTAAAACATCACGGTTTGCATTTTGTGACTTCGTCAATGGAGAAGAGAGAATCAGCAATGACTGTTGAGAAAAATCATGAGGTATCCTCTGAAAATCAAGAGGTGCAAAGGAATAACGAGGATGATATGTACGGCAATGAGAAGAAAAATATCGGGTATCGAATCAGTGCTTCTGCTGCTTATCAGATAGCTGCCTCTGCTGCTTCTTATTTGCAGTCCCATACAAGGACCATGCTTCCTTTCAAATCGTCGAATCCTGAAAGCATCAAGGATTCATCCAAAGATGGAAATGGAATTGAGAGTGGTTCCGATATGATAAGCTCTGACATGGCTTCTTTAATGGCAACTACAGACTCCGTGACGGCCGTGGTTGCTGCCAAGGAAGACGTGAAGCAAGCTGTTGCTGATGATTTGAACTCTACGCATTCATCGCCTTGTGAGTGGTTTATATGTGATGATGATCAGAGTGGTACTAGATTCTTTGTAATTCAG GGATCTGAGTCATTAGCATCTTGGCAGGCGAATCTACTTTTCGAGCCTATCAAGTTTGAG GGACTGGATGTTCTTGTCCATAGAGGTATATATGAGATTGCTAAAGGCATGTACGAGGGAATGCTGCCTGATGTCCGTTCCCACTTAAAATCACATGGAAAACGTGCAACTTTCCGCTTCACTGGGCATTCTCTCGGTGGCAGCTTGTCACTTTTGGTAAATCTTATGTTGTTGATACGAGGTGAAGTGCTGGCTTCTTCCTTACTTCCCGTTATAATGTTTGGATCTCCAAGCATCATGTGTGGGGGTGACCGTCTTCTTCGCCAACTCGGGTTGCCACGAAGTCATGTTCAAGCAATTACGATGCACAGAGACATTGTTCCTCGAGCCTTCTCTTGCAATTTTCCTAGCCATGTTGTAGAGCTTTTAAAGGCTCTTAATGGGAAGTTTCGACACCATCCTTGTCTCAATAATCAG AATCTATTGTATACACCAATGGGGCAACTTCTGATTTTACAACCAGATGAGAAATTCTCTCCACCTCATCATCTCCTTCCTTCAGGAACCGGTCTATATTTCCTAACCTCTCCATTCTCAAACGAAGACAGTGAAGAGAAGTTGCTCCGGGCTGCACAGAGAATTTTCTTTAACTCGCCACATCCACTTGACATCTTAAGTGATCGTACTGCATACGGTTCCGAAGGAACAATCATAAGAGATCATGACATGAAATCTTACTTGAAATCCATTCGAGAAGTCATCCGTCAAGAGCAAAATCGCATCAGGAAGACCAAGAGAGAACAACGACGCAAGGACTGGTGGTCCCTGGTGTTATCTCGCAGCGTCAGTGCGGGTATCATTCTCGGGAAGTCCATCACGACAACTGGTCTACACCGAGGACAATTCAACTTAGCCATTGTTTTACAAACCGGGAGAGCGTCCTTGAAGCGGTTTG GAAAATGA